The Malaclemys terrapin pileata isolate rMalTer1 chromosome 2, rMalTer1.hap1, whole genome shotgun sequence nucleotide sequence AATTACTTAATTGGAGAATCAAAAGCAAGGTCTAAATCTATTAACCTACGATTCACATTTGGTAACTACTGTTCTTACAATTCTAACCTTATTCTTAAGGAACAGACTGGTCAGGAAAAGTCCTACATAATCAATTGGTAAGGCCCCCAATCCTGCATTAAGAGATGCACAAgaccccattaatttcaatggggctcCGCACTGGCAAACTCCTTAACTTACATGGAATGTCTCTGAAATCGCTCCACCTGTatgcatttcatagaatcatagaatatcagggttggaagggacctcaggaggtcatctagtccaaccccctgctcaaagcaggaccaatccccaatttttgccccgatctctaaatggctccctcaagaattgaactcacaaccctgggtttagcaggccaacggtcaaaccactgagatatccctgGTGATCATCCCAGTGATATTATGCAATATATGCAAGACTCAGAGGTCGAGGTTTTATGGAGAATTTTCTTAACTAGCATAGTTCAAATTTGAAGCAAATACTAAAGCCTGAATCAAATcccaatttcacctttaaaacaCGTACATATTAATTCTAAAGAAAAGTCTTGCTTGATAATTATTCATATTTCTCCTGGTTTCCGCTTTACATCTTTTCCCCCTCATTTTGTGAAGAACTTAAATAGAAGGAAAAGTATAGTTAGACAATTCCTATATTTGTATATGTAAAAAGGGTCACTGGCAAtatgttaaaacaaaaaacaaaaatctacctCTCTTAAAAGAAAGGTAAATTTCACATCAAATTTTTACCTTTATGGCTTTTGCTGTCTCCAGAGATTGTTCAGGGGGAATTCCTACCTCCCTCTCCCTTAGGATCTGCTGAATGAAATATGTAATATCTCTACCTGCAATAGGGATATGTTTGATGCAACTTCCAATTACATAACCTTCTGCCTATGgaaaaaaaatgcttagaaaAAGCTGGTGTATGAAGTACCAAAAGTTAACAGCAgaatataatttcatttttttccccagcagcttcttgggttttttaaaaaaaaactaaaagtgAAATTTTGGCACCTTTCAAAGTGACCTCAAATTTGTAAACCCTAATGATGCTAGATGCTACTTTCTAAGGCCCTTGATTACTATTTGCAGAACTGATGCTGCTTAATATTATCTAATACAAAAATCAGCagtgaatgtaaaaaaaaaaaaagttaaaggatAATCTTAAATGCATGCTGAAGATAGAGACGTTCCAACTATGAGGTCTTTTTCAGGAATGATCTAAAAAGGCAAAAAGTATTCATGAGAAGAGAAAGTAGGTAACCTGCATGAGAGACTGAAAAATGGATAGAGAAGAACAAAGGTTACAAAAAATACcgaagaaacaacaacaaaaactattaAAGGAAGGGAAAGTGACCAAAAATCACAGTAAGGAAAAGTgatgttttaaaatgcattgtGAAAAAGGTAATAAATAAAGACAAGAGAAAAAGGAACAGGGTAATATATTGGCCATAGCTAGTAATAGTAAACACAGCAATGACTATTCATATGGCAAGCTTGTGTTGTTTCTAATAGTTCCCATTTTAAGTTCCGTATAGCAAATACTGCAGGGTATAGATAACTACCAACATGCAATAAGCTTAAAAATGTTAATGGAGCCCACAGCACTATAATATATGGCAGTACTTAGATATCATTCAGGCACATTACCTGTTTCGCAAATATACTGGATGGCATAATTGGAACAGAAATTAGAGTGCATAAATAATGATTACATCTTTGTATCCTGAGAGGTTTAGACAATTAGAAATTGACTAGATGCTTGTGTTGTATTTATATAAGCTTGCCTTTGTTTCACACAAGTAACGTGCACTCTAATTTTTTTGAGAATAGCATAAGGAAATACCCCATATGTGAAAGGAAGAATACTATACAAATGTCCAGCCAAAAACTTTTTGGATATGGAACTCAACACACAGAAAAGTGCTACTCATTCAGGCAAAGATGAAATCTCTCCATCATGTGAGAATATCCACTACACTGACCAACTTTCTAAATTTGAGCAGTATTAACAAATATTGGTCATGGGAAAATTTTGGATACAGCAGGATGTGTGGACAGGATTTATACAAGAATAGGAATCTCCAATAGGCATATTGGCTCCTTTTTCATGGCCTTcatatcggaagacaggatactgggctagagggacctattggtctgagccagtatggcagttcttactGACCTCAAAGAGAAAAAGCTGTAATGGTATTTAATGAACTTGGatttcaattttttccaaaaccacaACTACTGTAACCACATTATGAAGACTCATTTgaaaaatgctgacttttttaTGTAAAATATCACCACTATaaagtttaaaattttaaaaatctgatttatagTTACATATCTTCTATTGCATAAATTTCTAATGCATTATCTATAATTTGGTCCTAAAATTAatatgacagtgtccctttaacacattatatatacacattcctTTTCCCTAACCTCCACTACTCCTCCACAGTGTCACCATTAATATCCAcaaaatctggaaaaaataaaattggtCTATTAACTGAAGACCAAGAAAACTTTCAGTCACACAAACAATTTAAGATCTTAAACTGCATCCTACCACCTACCACAGGAATTACATGTGTTACTCCATCACCACTGTCAATGACTATTCCTGTTAATGTACGTTCGCCAACCTGCCGTGAAGTCCAAGATGCGGCTAAGGCCAACACTGCCTAGATAAGAAACAAAGTTAATATTTAGATATGGATAGAACATGTTAACAGATAATCTTAGAAGATCCTGCTTCAAACATTTCAGGTATATGCTTGCAGAAGACCATACATACTCCAGCTATACTGTACTTTAGAAGTATAGATTCACTTTGTTCACCTGAACAGCAATGTAAAGTCCTGGTACGTTAAAAGATTCAAACATGATTTCTGCAAGATACTCTCTGTTTTCTGGAGTGTTCAGTGGAGGTTCTGTCTGTAAAGAAAAGTCACCTTATTAAATATCAAATGCAGTTCAGACTTTATTAAACTTGGCTCCTGATGCAGCAGTAACCAATTTTTCAGTTTATAAGTGCGCTCAAGAATCCCAAATAAGTCCCAGGTAAATAGACCTGATCCATTTACTCTTTGGCCGGTAGACACAGACCCAACCTTCCACAACATGGTTGTTAACATTTCTTTGAAAAATTACTGATGATTAGCAAAAAAGTTTGGTTTGACATGTGAACAGAAATGACACTGTGAGCACAATAAGTAGTATGACTTTGACATATAAGTACATGTAAGGAGGAAACACATCCAGAGTAAGaaactgatcctgcaaacacttctgcaACTGCCTAACTTTCCTACCGTAAATGGTCCCATTGAtctcaacaggactactcaccATAATAAAGTTAAACACAGTGTATGTGTGTTTGCAAGACTGGTGTATAAGGGATAATCTGCATTATGTACAGGGAACAAACTTAACGTCTAAGGATTCTTCACATCGCTGCTACTCCTACCTGGGATGGGATGAATTACCAAGGAAAACAGATGAAAGAATgtgcattaattttaaaataaactaaaattagATTATGTGGAATCCtgcaaaacaaacaaggaaatccGGTTGCATACAACTACCTAGTGTAATAAATTACAACCATCTTTCCAAACAATTCATATAAACAGCCTGATGTTTAGTGGTGAACAAGTTTCAAGGCTGATCCAATTTGGGACCTTAACTACTTAACAGtggtctttattttaaaaaaaaaagtccagctaTGAATTATGTATTCTTTATATTTATCTCCTCCTATGCAAAaccactgattttttaaaaagcattttgcaTTAAGTAACTAATTTCATCTTCAACAGAAACCTTTCACAGAAGGTAATACATAATTGTGCACGATTGCTAACATACAGCATATTGCTAAGTGACATTTCCCCCTATTTCACTGTAATGCTTTATTTTGTTTGACTGAAGTCAGCCAATTATTTTAAGCAGCATCTGTAATTCAATCAAACCAtccaaagcttttttaaaaaaataaagcccaaACCAAGAAGCCTGTTTCAGAAGTGTACTGGAAACTGGCTCTAATGCGattttatatattatttctacaacaataaaaaaaaatgaaaagttacaAAAGGCTTCTAGGCTTTATATACATAACAAAACCTACTTGAATGTTATCCACCACAATTATACCATCTCCCATTTGTGGAAGCATTTTCTTACCCAGTTCTATTACTCACCATTAAAAAGTAATGATCCTCGGGTTCAGCGCgaagatatttaaaaattacttgctccATGAATCTCTCCATGAGATCCCAGTCTTCAACAAGACCGTGTCGTATGGGCCACTGAAGCAAGAGAACATTTTAAACATGTCAGTGTATGAGCCAGTAGGTAACAATACAATGAACACGGGAAGCAAAATCCTAGTATCTATGAGAACCATAAATACTCGCCTATAGAAACGTTGCGTCACTGTTCTACTTTTAAAAGAAAGCCAATAATTTTTAAGTCATCATCCTCTCCTGGATCTCTCATTATGATTCTGTTTGTGGATAGGggactggactgggagtcagaagacctaggttctattcttAGTTCTGCAACTGCTTTACTGTGTGACCTGGGCAAggcacttcacctccctgtgcatcagttaccccatctgtaaactagggataatgatacttctgATCCTTTGTAAGCATTTTGCAATCTATGAATGATCAGAGGTAAGAAGACAAACCAAGACTTCAGTATTATATTATTTTAGACCATAGGTTCCTATAAGCAGCGGCtatctttgcattttgtttagTGCCCAGCACACAGTTGGTGCTTAATCTAATATATAAGAAACTAATATCGGAAATGTATTTTATGAATATTTAACATATACCTTACTTCATTAAGCCCCCACAGAAAAGGATCCtttacaggaaaaagaaaaactgacTCACAGAGAAATGGACTTATAGGATGACCCTGTGCACAGGGGCCAGGGGACATGTTCTGACATTTCTCAAAGCAAACTGATCAGCACCAAAATAGTCAGTAATTTTATCAATATAAGTCCCATATAATTTTCGGCAAGAGGAAATAAAAAGATTTGGTATCTATGACTATATTAGCTACTGACATTACAGGGGAAAAGAAATCGCATTATATTAATGGATCCTCCCAAAATGGATCTGTCATCAACTGTTGCTAAAGCATTGGTAGAACAACTATTTTAAACGAGGCCAACCAACAAAATTTGTACATGCTAAACTGAAGCCAACTAAATTCAATCCTTTCATTCTGCAACTTCAATGACTAGTATACTTAATGATAGCAAACTTCAGATAAGTGTTTATTTCAAATCTTCTTGAGAGGCATTTAAACAAtctacaataataaaaatatagagtCAATTCTAAAAGATTTCTGAAAGATGTTTAAAGCTTCATTATATATTCTTACTTTTGTAGCATAGGTAGGTTTATCTATGGCTTCATCTCCTATGAAGAAGTCTAGATCATCAACTCCCTTCAATACTCTCCTCTGGGCTTGGTCGCCTACTTTTGGTGACTCTCTGATTGCaatacctaaataaataaataatccatcACAAAAGAATACATTGAAAATGAAACTCCTTTTCTAAACATAGAACAATGTGAGGTGTTAAGTGTTCCCCTTTCCTGCTTTAAATAAAGCAAACAAGGTTTCTTTTCTCAAAAACAAAGACTGGAATGTAGGAAGTGATAAGCTGACACTAATATGTTAGGGTACATCTTCAGTGCAGTGCAGGGGATTTGGTCACTTATCTCcaattaacatcagtgggagttgcgcccaaatcccctctcactcactcacaccacTTTAAAAATTTAACCCATTACCAAGTATAGCGCTCAAGAGAACTGTATACTTTTGATTTCCAATCCAGTAGGCACTCCTGAAGTGAGGAAATGACAGGTTTTTCTGGGTCTCAATATACCAGGCAAGTTGGAGAATTAAGAAAAAGGGGAGGAAGTGGGAGCATGAAGAAAATATTCGAAAACATTAAATTACTGAGCCATTATTCTGGCtggtagaaaaaaaatcaatttgcagCCCTACAGAGAAGCCTATTGAGACATTCATGCTTGCTTTTAGCAGGAGGCACCTATCACTAAAATCACTAGCAGAAGGCTAGTGTAGACAGAAAGATTAAGCAGCAAGAAATCTAGGGCAAactataaataaaaacagaataaaacgTAGCCTGTTTATTTACAATCTTGTTTCAGTAAGCCAGAATCACACACTCAACAACTTATAATGGAGAACAGGCAGTATGTAGAATAATCACTTAAGAATGCTTTTAATAGTATTATGCCAAAGGATTCTTCAGTTTGAAAACTTCTTTCAGAAACATACACCAGACCCCCACAAAATATTCCAATTGACAAAAGCAGGATTTATATTAAATTAATAGTTATGGGAAATATTTTCTACCATATGGTGAATACATAAACCTATTTAGCACAACACATACATATATCTTTATAAACTCTTGATTTAGAAAATTGCTTTAACACTTAAAACTATGTTAACTAAACTACATAGTTACTACACTGTAGTTCTGATAGAGAGTGCTTCCCCAGTTACTTCTTTGGACCTCTGGGTTTatttaatatttccttaccttgtAGCatctatcaaaaaaaaaaaaaaagtcagcattcAAGACAGGCAAAAAAATACTGTGGACATTAGAAAACTAGATGTTTTGTTAGATTAACTGAACAAAGTCCCATAAACCTTTTCAAATACAGCAGAAGCATAATTAGCACCTCAAATTTAAAGCAATATGTAGTCCATACAAAGTTTTTAAGCTTAAGATACAAGACTACAAGACATTACTGAAATAAAGGAAaactaaaatcaatggagtttagAAAGGTATCAActttagatttaaaaatttttGGTGTTAATATGGGCCAATAAAAAAAATAGGTAGCAAATCCAAATAATGAGATCATTTTAATATGCTATGGGCACAGCATGTACGCACCACAAAAAGTGGTGCAGTATATTCctgattcttcttcgagtgatggtccctattgtattctaTTGAGAGTTATGCACGTGCACCATGCCTGCAGAGCTGTTCAAAGTAGTATTGCCTGGCGGTCCACACATGCACTCTTGTATTGCCTTATAGTTTCTCCTGAGGCGATAAAGGGTGGGAAAGATCGTCCACGTCTCCAATTCCTTCTCACGGCCACATGGTCCAAGCTGAAGCTTCTGCTGCCCTCTCATTGTTAGTGACGCGTTTTCAAAAAATTTTACAAAAACAGTTCTTATTTTCATTCATTAGTTAAAATTTTATTGTTTTTCGTTGTACTTTGGTAATTCCTAGTATTTTTTATAATTAAGGATTTGGGATGCCGCTTCAGCAGTTTTTCTCCCCAAACAATCTCCCCCTCTTTTACCCCCACGCAGCTCCCAGGTCTGGGTACTGGTTTATGCTGAAGATGCCAGGATTCAAAGCCTGTGCTTCCTGCCCTCACTCATTTTCCATCAGCAACGAACACCAAGGCTGTTTATGTTGTTTGGGGGAAGGCCACATGGCAGTATCTGCCTCTCCTTCACAGCCCGTACACAGGAAGGCTGAGCTCTCCACCTCAAGAAGCACCCTATGGGCCCAAAGTCGGATCCTGGCCAGGAACCATCCCCATACATCAGTCTGAGCAATACAAGAGCACTCCCCGTACCCTGGAGCCTCCGTCCAGATCAACCAGTATCCGTGCTACAGACCCCGCATTGTGGTCTAGCCAGGAGCCATGGAAGCATGCACATCCCAGCTTCTTCTACTCTTCTCCTCCCTAGGAGTGAGcaagaatgttgaaaaataaaCCTTGCACCATACTCGGCCCCTGGAATTCATAGGAGCTCGCATCAATTTGACCTCTGCCTGAGCTTATCTGCCACAAGACAGATCCCAGAGCCTACTGGAGCAAATAGCACGGATAAAGTCCAACCCTTCTGTCTCAGCCAGGACTTACCTCTCCATCCTAGGGCACATGGTGGTGTGTACATATATCACGTCCTTCACCCGCCTGCACCTTCACTGTCTACAGCTGTGGCTGCAAAGAGTTTATTCCCTTATGCACTATGCTCAACTTTCCACCAGAAATCATCTCTTCTCTTCAATGGTGGACAGACCCAATACAAGTCTGCTCCGGGATGCCCTTCCTCCCATCCTCGCTGACCATGACAGTCATAACAGATGCGTCACTCTCAGGCTGGGGCACTCACACTGGAGATCACATGACACAAGACACCTGACCCACACAAGAGGCCAGGATGCACATAAACATTCTCAAACTTTGGGCAGTACACGAAGAATGCCACGTGTTCTTACCAGCTATCTGTTATTGCCACATCCTCATCATGtcagacaccaccaccacagtATACTTCATAAACAAACAAGGGGGCACGAGGTCCCCAGCACTGTGTATGGAAGCGATTTGCCCCTGGGAATGGTGCATCAAACCACATATCCTTTTGCCAGCAGCCTACCTGCCTGGCACCTAGAACGTGATTGAAGATTCTCTCAGCAGGAACTTTGCAACGGACTACAAATGGGAGTTGCACGACACAATAATCGTGGACATCTTTGGTCACTGGGGTACACCAAAGACCTCTTTGCATCTCACACCAACACCAAATGTACCCAGTATTGCTCCACAGGAGGACTCTGTGCCCACTCACTGGCAATGCTCTAGTCATGGATTGGTCAGATCAGATGAACTacgcctcccccacccacccacccacactcctATCCCGCTTCCTCCATAAACTCTGGCAGGAGAAAGCGACAGCCATTCTGATCACTCCATTCTGACCTCGCCAATTCTGGCTCCCTCATCTTCTCTGTCTGTTGAAATAACCTCCACTCCTGCTACATACATTTCTGGAACTACTGACACAAAACAACGGCAGACTCGGACATCCAGACCCATGGACGCTACAACTGACAGCATGGGTTTTGGATAGACACTTCCATTTGTACAAGAATGCTCATTGGCAGTGCAAGATATCCTCTCCAGTAGCTGAAAGGACTTCACAAGGCGATCCTATCAGGCAAATGGACACACTTCacctccaggtcagattgacagagacctttaggggtggggttctccttcctctgcagcattgggcctgggtcacttgcagatttaaactagtgtaaatgctGAATTCtttataacttgaagtctttaaaccatgatttgaggacatcagtaactcaaccagagctTAGGGGTCTATTTTAGGAATGGCTGGGttaggttctgtggcctacaatgtgcaggaagtcagacttgatcacaatggtcccttccgacCTTAAAGGGTATGAGTCCTGGACCCAACAGCAAGGTCTTGCCCCCGAAGCTGTGAGCATCCCCTAAGTGCTCTTAGGCTATTTCCTCGACATGAAAACCTAGGGACTGGCTCTCTGCTCTATCAGAGTGCATGCAGCAGCCATTAGCACTTTCCATCCTCCAGTGGAAGGGCAGTCCATTTTTATCCAAACCTTGACCACTCAATTCTGAAAGGGCCTTTTATGTAAATATCCACTCATTCAGCCCATTACTCCCCAATGGGTCCTTATCTCTTTAGTGAACTCTCTCTTTGAACCACTGGcctcctgccctctctctctcccccctctccatGAAGGTCACTTTCCTTGCTGCCATTACCTCAGCGAGGAAGGCTGGTGAGCTGGGAGCCATGATGGCAAACCCCCCTTTTACTgcattccataaggacaaggtctaCCTACAACTGCTTCCCTAGTTTCTGCCAAAGGTGCTATTCCAAGTCCACCTCAACCAACCCATACATCTGCCTACCTTCTTTCCAAACCCACATGCCTCGAATGAGGAACAGTGGCTTCATTCCCTCAAAGTGCATAGGGCCCTGGGACAAAGCCATTCTGGAAGTCTCCCAGACTATTTGTCATCATAGCGGAGAGAATTAAAGGATAGGCCATTTCCACCCAGAGAATCTCTAAGTGGATCTCAGAGTGCATTACGCGCTGCTATCACTTGTCAAGGCTCTCCCCACCAGATAGGATACAAGCCCATTCCATGAGAGTACAAGCATCGACCACAGCCGCACTCCACGACAAACCCCTTACGAACATATGTAAGGAGGCCATGTGGAGTTCGGTACACACCTTTTCCTCTCATTATCCTCATTCGGTGCAGCAGCGGAACCACAGAACAAAGGACCATCTTCCTCACACCCTCCTCCTATCTAAGTATTGCTTATCAATCACCCTCAATGGAATACAACtcggaccatcacttgaagaagaggaggttacttaccggtaactggagttcttcaagatgtgtgggcTCTATCTGTATTccaatcccaccctccttcccctctgccacaGCTCTGTAGGTCTacggtggagaaggaactggagacgtGGCCAGTCCGCCCCACTCTTTATCACCTTGGGTGAAAAcaggaggcaggacaggggcgcatgCTCTGACCCCCGTGCAACACTACTTTGAAAAGCTCCAGCTCCAGGGGCACGTGTATAACCCTGagtggaatacaaatagggaccacacatctcgaagaacctccagttacaggtaagtaacctcctcttatcTGAATAGCGTGGGAGTTATGGATTTTATTCAGATAATTGAGAGGGCAGGAACCATTCAGCTGCAGGGtggcctcccccacagccaggagctcttccttttccttgcagtgctggccaggggtctctgctctgccccgccAGGACtgcagcctctccccacaccttgCGCCTGAAGGGATTAGGTGTCATcagctcagcagcagcacaggaagcTCTCTGCAGCTCCAGTGTCACGGCCCCACTGCCATGACAGTGGAACTGCAGAGGGATCCCTGCGCTGCCGCAGAGCTGGTGATACCCAATCCCTGCAGGAGCaaggtgcagaggctgcagtccTGACAGGGCAAAGCAGAATCTTGGCCAGGGATCTCTGCTCTGCCCTACTAGGACTGCAGCCTCCCTGCTTACATCTTGCACCTGGCCGGGGTTGGGTATCAccagcctgcagcagcacagggagccctctgcagctcagCTGTCACAACCCTGCTCACGGACAGCTGGGCTGCAAtgggctccctgcactgctgcaAGAGCCATTCAGCACCAGGGTGACCTCCCTGGCAGCCAAGGGTttgtcctgctcctcctcctcctcacagtcTGGCTGGGGGCTCTGCTCTATTATCCAAACCGCCACATTATCAGAATTCCTTCCTTGTTCCCCAGCATGAGATACATGAATTCTATGCCCTCTGCAGCATGTATCtcatgctgggggacaaggaagggattctgATAATGTGGAGGTTCAGATATATAGGAGTATACCGTATAAGACTCCCAACCAGGGACActgttatttaatttttttttctctgtctagAGTCCTAGTCAGCATAAAGATGGATACACATTGCTGCCAAGTGGTACCTGCATTTCAGTACTGAAATTGACAAGAGGCCTCCCTCATACTACCCAAGCTGTAACCACAGAGTCAGGTAAAGAGGAAGTACCTTGTATTCTGTCTAAGCCAGAATCCTGGCAGAAAAACAATAGAGATAGGAAGGAAATGGTACTAGAGCTCTTTTCATCTCAGTCATAGCAACcagaaactgatttaatgagGAATAGTCCTGGCAAACTGCAGGAAAGAGTTTTCATTAGCTATACTCGAGTCAAAGATGCAGATATAGTGAATATGGACAAGAGACCTTGGAAGACTGAGTTAAGATCTGAAAAGCAAATTATTTATTGCTCATCATTTTCATGAATAACTTTGTACATCAGAAGCTGGGGCAAAAGTTACTTACATGATGGAATAATGAACTGTGGTTCCGTATTTCCTGCATAGCCAAGTTTTGTGTACCTAAAAGAGTTATCAACAGGTCTTTAGATGcatcaagaaaaaaatcagttcattttCAAGCTCAATACGGACTATACAAAGTAAAGACACTAATCATGCTTCTTGCGGTGTGAAAGCCAAACAAAAGTATGGACTATCTACATTGttaagcacagctctgctctgaaaAAATGACCAAACGTCATATAGTGGAGTTCCATATTTATGTCCAATTATTTAAGTATCAAACATTCTTAGTTTACAAGTGAAAAGGTATTCCTCCCCCCCTTCTAATTATCAACTCAACTTAGGTTTTCTCCATCTCACTTAtcacctgtaaaaaaaaaaaaagagcgagaGAAAAAGATTCTGCAGGACATATTAttctgttaagaacataagaacagccatactgggtcagaccaaaggtccatctagcccagtatcctgtcttccgacagtggccaatgccaggtgccatagagggaatgaacagaacaggcaatcatcaagagatccatcccctgtcacccattcccagcttcagttCCCATAATGTCACCTGcatcccataatttttgtgccttttctcaaaatcccacaaacccacatGGCCCCCCTTACCGTCTACCATCTTTGACAGAACCATGGAGCCTGCACCATTCTGCACTACCATCATGAGCACTGCAAGCAGATATAATCTTGCAGTATTTGCAAAGCCACTAGAAAAACCAAAACAGTGGGGAACATGAcgatttcttggaggacagagTGCTGTGGAACATAATGAGAACTAATTCAAGGCTGTTGGCGGCATgcacggagcagctgcagatggtggagtgccACTTCTGGACCCAAGAAATGaccactgactggtgggatcgcatcgtaaCGTAGGCTtaggatgacaagcagtggctgcagaactttcagatatgCAAGCCAACATTCCTGGATCTATGCGCTGAGCTCACCCcagacctcctgcacagcaaCACTAAAATGAAAGCTGcgctgacagtggagaagcgagtggcaattgcactgtggaaacctGCAATACCAATTGCTACTGGTCCGTTGtaaatcaatttggagtcaggaaatccACCTTGGAGGCCACTGTCATGCAAATGTGCTGAACCACTAATCACCTCCTGCTATGTCGGATTGTGACTCTCGGCAATATGAACAACATAGTGGATGGATCTGCAAAAATGGGGTTCCCGAATTGCGCTGGAGTGACAGATAGGGATGTGTGTGCTATTTGGATATCAAATCATCTTGCCACAAAGCATATCAACAGAaaaggctacttttctatggttatgcaagcactggtggatca carries:
- the ACTR3B gene encoding actin-related protein 3B isoform X2; amino-acid sequence: MASFLPPCVIDGGTGYTKLGYAGNTEPQFIIPSCIAIRESPKVGDQAQRRVLKGVDDLDFFIGDEAIDKPTYATKWPIRHGLVEDWDLMERFMEQVIFKYLRAEPEDHYFLMTEPPLNTPENREYLAEIMFESFNVPGLYIAVQAVLALAASWTSRQVGERTLTGIVIDSGDGVTHVIPVAEGYVIGSCIKHIPIAGRDITYFIQQILREREVGIPPEQSLETAKAIKEKYCYICPDIVKEFAKYDINPQKWIKQYTGINAINKNKFTIDIGYERFLGPEIFFHPELANPDFMESISDVVDEVIQNCPIDVRRPLYKNVVLSGGSTMFRDFGRRLQRDLKRIVDARLKLSEELSGGRIKPKPVEVQVITHQMQRYAVWFGGSMLASTTEFFQVCHTKKDYEEYGPSICRHNPVFGVMS